From Etheostoma spectabile isolate EspeVRDwgs_2016 chromosome 8, UIUC_Espe_1.0, whole genome shotgun sequence, a single genomic window includes:
- the LOC116694169 gene encoding uncharacterized protein C3orf20 isoform X3, translated as MTSSVAPTEPRTGPLYFFDQPTKRNRIKGAQSNILQFNLANEGAKLEDTMESNRDDNIEGKSDERTQRLPGDTCGDVKPDTSSAVGATLNIKDHDLMDAYKRAAPQLLNEVARLLSQHKWTEEGRIPHGIVNILNYSWKELTAGSVYLRSPEQTDKQGKSKGFLKLDEARSRQLSARCDTRQEGERISCVVENVGPSVGKSQLSSNPRTKKRKHNSNRAHNYTTVSFSISSNSCSNPGWIIQPKRPSCDEPRQIRLCQWVLEQLRVARSPEKLQTAEQDLNKPLILRHYGDAKAQLKDRGARRTAQPVTVVDGMPQIPEVKQQDPARQKLHYRINDSSSFIYYPSGCIAVCQSHSGLTCGGFYTNVFSDSECPVILATITAFGHGAVTHPLSSVITAMWDQHSGFICDHNGNITKEWSWQTDHTRREKIVIQLSDVISVRLLSGTSAMLSFRCDNESVQLPLTALSDINQSQETTCLQTEGKFTSDFAQDLLLARKTTSLDVVLESKRNLTLTPMVREVEGLEEPSAQFRKRRHVSRELTRLQQRVRNTLGGWLDYYRVAIGIKCPDTKRMPDAPLRTRLRREVQSAALPSLNPPERADAEPVQPEEARNELQELHTHLSVPAEIPLDSNAKLPRTRRTKTKEKSHVIQIGPLQIYGNIQLESVILPNSADLQPSASTRCPTPPLFTPSVPLTVCPALLRAAVRGEGGHKRCSCSAALMPVVTDLEYDAFIMCQLPHSQQILVVCVTLPLQPVNTHAVFGLNVLEQLYRRRNKYRTMPCTQCQMDSFRLVRYEMSTRKPSCGVKNILLQQRHNAAPGMVLMYIRGKLLSVGYIFSGLSCSVRDLQKQISRTRRDYRLGLSLPSDYKFSDAVNTPAATDGQNSQDATLKRQDINTASVEKEKANERKNNHIPEVSHQQQRGFCIKPKKTSALPQVPVITQ; from the exons ATGACTTCTTCTGTCGCACCGACGGAACCTAGGACTGGCCCTTTGTATTTCTTTGACCAG CCAACAAAACGAAACAGAATTAAAGGAGCGCAAAGTAACATTTTGCAATTCAATTTGGCAAATGAAGGAGCGAAGTTAGAAGATACAATGGAAAG TAATCGAGACGACAACATCGAAGGTAAAAGTGATGAGCGTACTCAGAGGCTGCCGGGGGATACATGTGGAGATGTTAAACCTGATACCTCATCCGCTGTCGGTGCTACGCTCAACATAAAGGACCACGATCTGATGGATGCATACAAACGAGCAGCCCCTCAGTTATTAAACGAAGTGGCTCGCCTACTTTCACAACATAAATGGACTGAAGAGGGGCGTATTCCCCACGGGATTGTAAATATTCTAAATTACTCCTGGAAGGAACTGACTGCGGGCTCGGTGTACTTGAGAAGTCCGGAACAGACTGACAAACAAGGAAAGTCCAAAGGTTTCCTGAAGTTGGATGAAGCTCGGTCCCGTCAGTTGTCCGCCAGATGTGACACGaggcaggaaggagagagaatCTCATGTGTTGTGGAAAACGTTGGTCCATCTGTGGGAAAATCACAACTCAGCTCAAATCCACGCACGAAAAAGCGCAAACACAATTCCAATAGAG CTCACAACTACACCACCGTCAGTTTCTCCATCTCATCCAACAGCTGCAGTAATCCAG GTTGGATCATCCAGCCAAAGCGGCCCTCCTGTGATGAGCCTCGGCAGATCCGTTTGTGTCAGTGGGTGCTTGAGCAACTCCGGGTCGCAAGAAGTCCTGA AAAACTGCAAACAGCTGAACAGGACCTGAACAAACCGCTCATACTCCGTCACTATGGTGATGCAAAGGCACAACTGAAGGACAGGGGAGCGAGGAGAACGGCACAGCCTGTTACTGTTGTCGATGGGATGCCCCAGATACCAGAAGTGAAGCAGCAGGACCCTGCACGGCAGAAACTACACTACAGGATCAATGACAGCTCCTCATTCATATA CTACCCATCTGGTTGTATCGCAGTATGCCAGAGCCACTCAGGTCTGACCTGTGGAGGCTTTTATACCAACGTGTTCAGTGACAGTGAGTGTCCCGTTATTCTGGCAACTATCACAGCGTTCGGGCACGGGGCTGTGACACATCCTCTTAG CTCTGTTATTACAGCCATGTGGGACCAGCACAGTGGATTCATATGTGATCATAATGGGAACATAACTAAGGAGTGGAGCTGGCAGACAGACCACACACGGAGGGAGAAGATTGTTATACAG TTGTCAGATGTAATCTCTGTGAGGCTGCTCAGTGGCACTTCTGCCATGCTCAGCTTCAGGTGTGACAACGAAAGTGTTCAACTTCctcttactgctctgtcggacatTAACCAATCACAAGAAACG ACTTGTTTGCAGACTGAAGGAAAGTTCACCTCTGATTTTGCTCAAGACCTCCTGCTGGCGAGGAAGACAACATCCCTTGATGTGGTCCTAGAGAGCAAGAGGAACCTGACGCTAACACCT ATGGTCAGAGAGGTGGAGGGGCTGGAGGAGCCATCAGCACAGTTTAGAAAAAGACGGCATGTTAGCAGGGAGCTGACGAGGCTTCAGCAGAGAGTACGGAACACCCTGGGAGGCTGGCTGGATTATTATCGAGTGGCCATCG gTATCAAGTGTCCTGACACGAAGCGGATGCCAGATGCCCCACTGAGAACCAGGCTGAGGAGAGAGGTACAGTCAGCTGCTCTGCCCTCCCTGAACCCACCTGAGCGAGCAGATGCTGAACCAGTCCAGCCTGAGGAGGCCAGGAATGAGTTACAGGAGCTGCACACACATCTATCAGTACCAGCAGAAATACCTCTGGACTCCAATGCCAAGCTGCCAAG GACacgaagaacaaaaacaaaggagaaGTCCCATGTCATACAGATAGGACCCCTTCAAATTTATGGCAACATCCAACTTGA GTCAGTAATTCTTCCAAACAGTGCAGATTTGCAGCCCTCCGCTTCTACCCGCTGTCCAACCCCGCCGTTGTTCACCCCCTCGGTCCCCCTCACAGTGTGCCCTGCTCTGCTGAGGGCTGCCGTGCGGGGGGAAGGGGGGCACAAGCGGTGCAGCTGCAGCGCTGCACTGATGCCAGTGGTGACGGACCTGGAGTACGATGCCTTCATTATGTGCCAGCTTCCACACAGTCAACAGATCCTAGTGGTGTGTGTAACTCTGCCACTCCAACCCGTCAACACACATGCAGTGTTCGGCCTGAACGTGCTGGAGCAGCTTTACAGGAGGAGGAACAAGTACAGAACCATGCCGTGTACACAG TGCCAGATGGATTCATTTCGCTTGGTGAGGTATGAGATGTCAACTAGGAAGCCCAGCTGTGGAGTTAAGAACATCCTGCTGCAGCAGCGGCACAATGCTGCTCCTGGGATGGTCCTG ATGTACATCAGAGGGAAGCTGCTATCTGTTGGCTACATATTCAGTGGTCTCAGCTGCTCTGTCAGGGACCTTCAAAAGCAAATCTCCAGAACCAGGAGAGACTACAGATTAGGTCTGAGCCTCCCTTCAGACTACAAG
- the LOC116694169 gene encoding uncharacterized protein C3orf20 isoform X1 gives MTSSVAPTEPRTGPLYFFDQPTKRNRIKGAQSNILQFNLANEGAKLEDTMESNRDDNIEGKSDERTQRLPGDTCGDVKPDTSSAVGATLNIKDHDLMDAYKRAAPQLLNEVARLLSQHKWTEEGRIPHGIVNILNYSWKELTAGSVYLRSPEQTDKQGKSKGFLKLDEARSRQLSARCDTRQEGERISCVVENVGPSVGKSQLSSNPRTKKRKHNSNRAHNYTTVSFSISSNSCSNPGWIIQPKRPSCDEPRQIRLCQWVLEQLRVARSPEKLQTAEQDLNKPLILRHYGDAKAQLKDRGARRTAQPVTVVDGMPQIPEVKQQDPARQKLHYRINDSSSFIYYPSGCIAVCQSHSGLTCGGFYTNVFSDSECPVILATITAFGHGAVTHPLSSVITAMWDQHSGFICDHNGNITKEWSWQTDHTRREKIVIQLSDVISVRLLSGTSAMLSFRCDNESVQLPLTALSDINQSQETTCLQTEGKFTSDFAQDLLLARKTTSLDVVLESKRNLTLTPVSVCSREVFQMVREVEGLEEPSAQFRKRRHVSRELTRLQQRVRNTLGGWLDYYRVAIGIKCPDTKRMPDAPLRTRLRREVQSAALPSLNPPERADAEPVQPEEARNELQELHTHLSVPAEIPLDSNAKLPRTRRTKTKEKSHVIQIGPLQIYGNIQLESVILPNSADLQPSASTRCPTPPLFTPSVPLTVCPALLRAAVRGEGGHKRCSCSAALMPVVTDLEYDAFIMCQLPHSQQILVVCVTLPLQPVNTHAVFGLNVLEQLYRRRNKYRTMPCTQCQMDSFRLVRYEMSTRKPSCGVKNILLQQRHNAAPGMVLMYIRGKLLSVGYIFSGLSCSVRDLQKQISRTRRDYRLGLSLPSDYKFSDAVNTPAATDGQNSQDATLKRQDINTASVEKEKANERKNNHIPEVSHQQQRGFCIKPKKTSALPQVPVITQ, from the exons ATGACTTCTTCTGTCGCACCGACGGAACCTAGGACTGGCCCTTTGTATTTCTTTGACCAG CCAACAAAACGAAACAGAATTAAAGGAGCGCAAAGTAACATTTTGCAATTCAATTTGGCAAATGAAGGAGCGAAGTTAGAAGATACAATGGAAAG TAATCGAGACGACAACATCGAAGGTAAAAGTGATGAGCGTACTCAGAGGCTGCCGGGGGATACATGTGGAGATGTTAAACCTGATACCTCATCCGCTGTCGGTGCTACGCTCAACATAAAGGACCACGATCTGATGGATGCATACAAACGAGCAGCCCCTCAGTTATTAAACGAAGTGGCTCGCCTACTTTCACAACATAAATGGACTGAAGAGGGGCGTATTCCCCACGGGATTGTAAATATTCTAAATTACTCCTGGAAGGAACTGACTGCGGGCTCGGTGTACTTGAGAAGTCCGGAACAGACTGACAAACAAGGAAAGTCCAAAGGTTTCCTGAAGTTGGATGAAGCTCGGTCCCGTCAGTTGTCCGCCAGATGTGACACGaggcaggaaggagagagaatCTCATGTGTTGTGGAAAACGTTGGTCCATCTGTGGGAAAATCACAACTCAGCTCAAATCCACGCACGAAAAAGCGCAAACACAATTCCAATAGAG CTCACAACTACACCACCGTCAGTTTCTCCATCTCATCCAACAGCTGCAGTAATCCAG GTTGGATCATCCAGCCAAAGCGGCCCTCCTGTGATGAGCCTCGGCAGATCCGTTTGTGTCAGTGGGTGCTTGAGCAACTCCGGGTCGCAAGAAGTCCTGA AAAACTGCAAACAGCTGAACAGGACCTGAACAAACCGCTCATACTCCGTCACTATGGTGATGCAAAGGCACAACTGAAGGACAGGGGAGCGAGGAGAACGGCACAGCCTGTTACTGTTGTCGATGGGATGCCCCAGATACCAGAAGTGAAGCAGCAGGACCCTGCACGGCAGAAACTACACTACAGGATCAATGACAGCTCCTCATTCATATA CTACCCATCTGGTTGTATCGCAGTATGCCAGAGCCACTCAGGTCTGACCTGTGGAGGCTTTTATACCAACGTGTTCAGTGACAGTGAGTGTCCCGTTATTCTGGCAACTATCACAGCGTTCGGGCACGGGGCTGTGACACATCCTCTTAG CTCTGTTATTACAGCCATGTGGGACCAGCACAGTGGATTCATATGTGATCATAATGGGAACATAACTAAGGAGTGGAGCTGGCAGACAGACCACACACGGAGGGAGAAGATTGTTATACAG TTGTCAGATGTAATCTCTGTGAGGCTGCTCAGTGGCACTTCTGCCATGCTCAGCTTCAGGTGTGACAACGAAAGTGTTCAACTTCctcttactgctctgtcggacatTAACCAATCACAAGAAACG ACTTGTTTGCAGACTGAAGGAAAGTTCACCTCTGATTTTGCTCAAGACCTCCTGCTGGCGAGGAAGACAACATCCCTTGATGTGGTCCTAGAGAGCAAGAGGAACCTGACGCTAACACCT GTGTCTGTGTGCTCCCGGGAGGTCTTCCAGATGGTCAGAGAGGTGGAGGGGCTGGAGGAGCCATCAGCACAGTTTAGAAAAAGACGGCATGTTAGCAGGGAGCTGACGAGGCTTCAGCAGAGAGTACGGAACACCCTGGGAGGCTGGCTGGATTATTATCGAGTGGCCATCG gTATCAAGTGTCCTGACACGAAGCGGATGCCAGATGCCCCACTGAGAACCAGGCTGAGGAGAGAGGTACAGTCAGCTGCTCTGCCCTCCCTGAACCCACCTGAGCGAGCAGATGCTGAACCAGTCCAGCCTGAGGAGGCCAGGAATGAGTTACAGGAGCTGCACACACATCTATCAGTACCAGCAGAAATACCTCTGGACTCCAATGCCAAGCTGCCAAG GACacgaagaacaaaaacaaaggagaaGTCCCATGTCATACAGATAGGACCCCTTCAAATTTATGGCAACATCCAACTTGA GTCAGTAATTCTTCCAAACAGTGCAGATTTGCAGCCCTCCGCTTCTACCCGCTGTCCAACCCCGCCGTTGTTCACCCCCTCGGTCCCCCTCACAGTGTGCCCTGCTCTGCTGAGGGCTGCCGTGCGGGGGGAAGGGGGGCACAAGCGGTGCAGCTGCAGCGCTGCACTGATGCCAGTGGTGACGGACCTGGAGTACGATGCCTTCATTATGTGCCAGCTTCCACACAGTCAACAGATCCTAGTGGTGTGTGTAACTCTGCCACTCCAACCCGTCAACACACATGCAGTGTTCGGCCTGAACGTGCTGGAGCAGCTTTACAGGAGGAGGAACAAGTACAGAACCATGCCGTGTACACAG TGCCAGATGGATTCATTTCGCTTGGTGAGGTATGAGATGTCAACTAGGAAGCCCAGCTGTGGAGTTAAGAACATCCTGCTGCAGCAGCGGCACAATGCTGCTCCTGGGATGGTCCTG ATGTACATCAGAGGGAAGCTGCTATCTGTTGGCTACATATTCAGTGGTCTCAGCTGCTCTGTCAGGGACCTTCAAAAGCAAATCTCCAGAACCAGGAGAGACTACAGATTAGGTCTGAGCCTCCCTTCAGACTACAAG
- the LOC116694169 gene encoding uncharacterized protein C3orf20 isoform X4, producing the protein MESNRDDNIEGKSDERTQRLPGDTCGDVKPDTSSAVGATLNIKDHDLMDAYKRAAPQLLNEVARLLSQHKWTEEGRIPHGIVNILNYSWKELTAGSVYLRSPEQTDKQGKSKGFLKLDEARSRQLSARCDTRQEGERISCVVENVGPSVGKSQLSSNPRTKKRKHNSNRAHNYTTVSFSISSNSCSNPGWIIQPKRPSCDEPRQIRLCQWVLEQLRVARSPEKLQTAEQDLNKPLILRHYGDAKAQLKDRGARRTAQPVTVVDGMPQIPEVKQQDPARQKLHYRINDSSSFIYYPSGCIAVCQSHSGLTCGGFYTNVFSDSECPVILATITAFGHGAVTHPLSSVITAMWDQHSGFICDHNGNITKEWSWQTDHTRREKIVIQLSDVISVRLLSGTSAMLSFRCDNESVQLPLTALSDINQSQETTCLQTEGKFTSDFAQDLLLARKTTSLDVVLESKRNLTLTPVSVCSREVFQMVREVEGLEEPSAQFRKRRHVSRELTRLQQRVRNTLGGWLDYYRVAIGIKCPDTKRMPDAPLRTRLRREVQSAALPSLNPPERADAEPVQPEEARNELQELHTHLSVPAEIPLDSNAKLPRTRRTKTKEKSHVIQIGPLQIYGNIQLESVILPNSADLQPSASTRCPTPPLFTPSVPLTVCPALLRAAVRGEGGHKRCSCSAALMPVVTDLEYDAFIMCQLPHSQQILVVCVTLPLQPVNTHAVFGLNVLEQLYRRRNKYRTMPCTQCQMDSFRLVRYEMSTRKPSCGVKNILLQQRHNAAPGMVLMYIRGKLLSVGYIFSGLSCSVRDLQKQISRTRRDYRLGLSLPSDYKFSDAVNTPAATDGQNSQDATLKRQDINTASVEKEKANERKNNHIPEVSHQQQRGFCIKPKKTSALPQVPVITQ; encoded by the exons ATGGAAAG TAATCGAGACGACAACATCGAAGGTAAAAGTGATGAGCGTACTCAGAGGCTGCCGGGGGATACATGTGGAGATGTTAAACCTGATACCTCATCCGCTGTCGGTGCTACGCTCAACATAAAGGACCACGATCTGATGGATGCATACAAACGAGCAGCCCCTCAGTTATTAAACGAAGTGGCTCGCCTACTTTCACAACATAAATGGACTGAAGAGGGGCGTATTCCCCACGGGATTGTAAATATTCTAAATTACTCCTGGAAGGAACTGACTGCGGGCTCGGTGTACTTGAGAAGTCCGGAACAGACTGACAAACAAGGAAAGTCCAAAGGTTTCCTGAAGTTGGATGAAGCTCGGTCCCGTCAGTTGTCCGCCAGATGTGACACGaggcaggaaggagagagaatCTCATGTGTTGTGGAAAACGTTGGTCCATCTGTGGGAAAATCACAACTCAGCTCAAATCCACGCACGAAAAAGCGCAAACACAATTCCAATAGAG CTCACAACTACACCACCGTCAGTTTCTCCATCTCATCCAACAGCTGCAGTAATCCAG GTTGGATCATCCAGCCAAAGCGGCCCTCCTGTGATGAGCCTCGGCAGATCCGTTTGTGTCAGTGGGTGCTTGAGCAACTCCGGGTCGCAAGAAGTCCTGA AAAACTGCAAACAGCTGAACAGGACCTGAACAAACCGCTCATACTCCGTCACTATGGTGATGCAAAGGCACAACTGAAGGACAGGGGAGCGAGGAGAACGGCACAGCCTGTTACTGTTGTCGATGGGATGCCCCAGATACCAGAAGTGAAGCAGCAGGACCCTGCACGGCAGAAACTACACTACAGGATCAATGACAGCTCCTCATTCATATA CTACCCATCTGGTTGTATCGCAGTATGCCAGAGCCACTCAGGTCTGACCTGTGGAGGCTTTTATACCAACGTGTTCAGTGACAGTGAGTGTCCCGTTATTCTGGCAACTATCACAGCGTTCGGGCACGGGGCTGTGACACATCCTCTTAG CTCTGTTATTACAGCCATGTGGGACCAGCACAGTGGATTCATATGTGATCATAATGGGAACATAACTAAGGAGTGGAGCTGGCAGACAGACCACACACGGAGGGAGAAGATTGTTATACAG TTGTCAGATGTAATCTCTGTGAGGCTGCTCAGTGGCACTTCTGCCATGCTCAGCTTCAGGTGTGACAACGAAAGTGTTCAACTTCctcttactgctctgtcggacatTAACCAATCACAAGAAACG ACTTGTTTGCAGACTGAAGGAAAGTTCACCTCTGATTTTGCTCAAGACCTCCTGCTGGCGAGGAAGACAACATCCCTTGATGTGGTCCTAGAGAGCAAGAGGAACCTGACGCTAACACCT GTGTCTGTGTGCTCCCGGGAGGTCTTCCAGATGGTCAGAGAGGTGGAGGGGCTGGAGGAGCCATCAGCACAGTTTAGAAAAAGACGGCATGTTAGCAGGGAGCTGACGAGGCTTCAGCAGAGAGTACGGAACACCCTGGGAGGCTGGCTGGATTATTATCGAGTGGCCATCG gTATCAAGTGTCCTGACACGAAGCGGATGCCAGATGCCCCACTGAGAACCAGGCTGAGGAGAGAGGTACAGTCAGCTGCTCTGCCCTCCCTGAACCCACCTGAGCGAGCAGATGCTGAACCAGTCCAGCCTGAGGAGGCCAGGAATGAGTTACAGGAGCTGCACACACATCTATCAGTACCAGCAGAAATACCTCTGGACTCCAATGCCAAGCTGCCAAG GACacgaagaacaaaaacaaaggagaaGTCCCATGTCATACAGATAGGACCCCTTCAAATTTATGGCAACATCCAACTTGA GTCAGTAATTCTTCCAAACAGTGCAGATTTGCAGCCCTCCGCTTCTACCCGCTGTCCAACCCCGCCGTTGTTCACCCCCTCGGTCCCCCTCACAGTGTGCCCTGCTCTGCTGAGGGCTGCCGTGCGGGGGGAAGGGGGGCACAAGCGGTGCAGCTGCAGCGCTGCACTGATGCCAGTGGTGACGGACCTGGAGTACGATGCCTTCATTATGTGCCAGCTTCCACACAGTCAACAGATCCTAGTGGTGTGTGTAACTCTGCCACTCCAACCCGTCAACACACATGCAGTGTTCGGCCTGAACGTGCTGGAGCAGCTTTACAGGAGGAGGAACAAGTACAGAACCATGCCGTGTACACAG TGCCAGATGGATTCATTTCGCTTGGTGAGGTATGAGATGTCAACTAGGAAGCCCAGCTGTGGAGTTAAGAACATCCTGCTGCAGCAGCGGCACAATGCTGCTCCTGGGATGGTCCTG ATGTACATCAGAGGGAAGCTGCTATCTGTTGGCTACATATTCAGTGGTCTCAGCTGCTCTGTCAGGGACCTTCAAAAGCAAATCTCCAGAACCAGGAGAGACTACAGATTAGGTCTGAGCCTCCCTTCAGACTACAAG
- the LOC116694169 gene encoding uncharacterized protein C3orf20 isoform X2: MTSSVAPTEPRTGPLYFFDQPTKRNRIKGAQSNILQFNLANEGAKLEDTMESNRDDNIEGKSDERTQRLPGDTCGDVKPDTSSAVGATLNIKDHDLMDAYKRAAPQLLNEVARLLSQHKWTEEGRIPHGIVNILNYSWKELTAGSVYLRSPEQTDKQGKSKGFLKLDEARSRQLSARCDTRQEGERISCVVENVGPSVGKSQLSSNPRTKKRKHNSNRAHNYTTVSFSISSNSCSNPGWIIQPKRPSCDEPRQIRLCQWVLEQLRVARSPEKLQTAEQDLNKPLILRHYGDAKAQLKDRGARRTAQPVTVVDGMPQIPEVKQQDPARQKLHYRINDSSSFIYYPSGCIAVCQSHSGLTCGGFYTNVFSDSECPVILATITAFGHGAVTHPLSSVITAMWDQHSGFICDHNGNITKEWSWQTDHTRREKIVIQLSDVISVRLLSGTSAMLSFRCDNESVQLPLTALSDINQSQETTCLQTEGKFTSDFAQDLLLARKTTSLDVVLESKRNLTLTPVFQMVREVEGLEEPSAQFRKRRHVSRELTRLQQRVRNTLGGWLDYYRVAIGIKCPDTKRMPDAPLRTRLRREVQSAALPSLNPPERADAEPVQPEEARNELQELHTHLSVPAEIPLDSNAKLPRTRRTKTKEKSHVIQIGPLQIYGNIQLESVILPNSADLQPSASTRCPTPPLFTPSVPLTVCPALLRAAVRGEGGHKRCSCSAALMPVVTDLEYDAFIMCQLPHSQQILVVCVTLPLQPVNTHAVFGLNVLEQLYRRRNKYRTMPCTQCQMDSFRLVRYEMSTRKPSCGVKNILLQQRHNAAPGMVLMYIRGKLLSVGYIFSGLSCSVRDLQKQISRTRRDYRLGLSLPSDYKFSDAVNTPAATDGQNSQDATLKRQDINTASVEKEKANERKNNHIPEVSHQQQRGFCIKPKKTSALPQVPVITQ; encoded by the exons ATGACTTCTTCTGTCGCACCGACGGAACCTAGGACTGGCCCTTTGTATTTCTTTGACCAG CCAACAAAACGAAACAGAATTAAAGGAGCGCAAAGTAACATTTTGCAATTCAATTTGGCAAATGAAGGAGCGAAGTTAGAAGATACAATGGAAAG TAATCGAGACGACAACATCGAAGGTAAAAGTGATGAGCGTACTCAGAGGCTGCCGGGGGATACATGTGGAGATGTTAAACCTGATACCTCATCCGCTGTCGGTGCTACGCTCAACATAAAGGACCACGATCTGATGGATGCATACAAACGAGCAGCCCCTCAGTTATTAAACGAAGTGGCTCGCCTACTTTCACAACATAAATGGACTGAAGAGGGGCGTATTCCCCACGGGATTGTAAATATTCTAAATTACTCCTGGAAGGAACTGACTGCGGGCTCGGTGTACTTGAGAAGTCCGGAACAGACTGACAAACAAGGAAAGTCCAAAGGTTTCCTGAAGTTGGATGAAGCTCGGTCCCGTCAGTTGTCCGCCAGATGTGACACGaggcaggaaggagagagaatCTCATGTGTTGTGGAAAACGTTGGTCCATCTGTGGGAAAATCACAACTCAGCTCAAATCCACGCACGAAAAAGCGCAAACACAATTCCAATAGAG CTCACAACTACACCACCGTCAGTTTCTCCATCTCATCCAACAGCTGCAGTAATCCAG GTTGGATCATCCAGCCAAAGCGGCCCTCCTGTGATGAGCCTCGGCAGATCCGTTTGTGTCAGTGGGTGCTTGAGCAACTCCGGGTCGCAAGAAGTCCTGA AAAACTGCAAACAGCTGAACAGGACCTGAACAAACCGCTCATACTCCGTCACTATGGTGATGCAAAGGCACAACTGAAGGACAGGGGAGCGAGGAGAACGGCACAGCCTGTTACTGTTGTCGATGGGATGCCCCAGATACCAGAAGTGAAGCAGCAGGACCCTGCACGGCAGAAACTACACTACAGGATCAATGACAGCTCCTCATTCATATA CTACCCATCTGGTTGTATCGCAGTATGCCAGAGCCACTCAGGTCTGACCTGTGGAGGCTTTTATACCAACGTGTTCAGTGACAGTGAGTGTCCCGTTATTCTGGCAACTATCACAGCGTTCGGGCACGGGGCTGTGACACATCCTCTTAG CTCTGTTATTACAGCCATGTGGGACCAGCACAGTGGATTCATATGTGATCATAATGGGAACATAACTAAGGAGTGGAGCTGGCAGACAGACCACACACGGAGGGAGAAGATTGTTATACAG TTGTCAGATGTAATCTCTGTGAGGCTGCTCAGTGGCACTTCTGCCATGCTCAGCTTCAGGTGTGACAACGAAAGTGTTCAACTTCctcttactgctctgtcggacatTAACCAATCACAAGAAACG ACTTGTTTGCAGACTGAAGGAAAGTTCACCTCTGATTTTGCTCAAGACCTCCTGCTGGCGAGGAAGACAACATCCCTTGATGTGGTCCTAGAGAGCAAGAGGAACCTGACGCTAACACCT GTCTTCCAGATGGTCAGAGAGGTGGAGGGGCTGGAGGAGCCATCAGCACAGTTTAGAAAAAGACGGCATGTTAGCAGGGAGCTGACGAGGCTTCAGCAGAGAGTACGGAACACCCTGGGAGGCTGGCTGGATTATTATCGAGTGGCCATCG gTATCAAGTGTCCTGACACGAAGCGGATGCCAGATGCCCCACTGAGAACCAGGCTGAGGAGAGAGGTACAGTCAGCTGCTCTGCCCTCCCTGAACCCACCTGAGCGAGCAGATGCTGAACCAGTCCAGCCTGAGGAGGCCAGGAATGAGTTACAGGAGCTGCACACACATCTATCAGTACCAGCAGAAATACCTCTGGACTCCAATGCCAAGCTGCCAAG GACacgaagaacaaaaacaaaggagaaGTCCCATGTCATACAGATAGGACCCCTTCAAATTTATGGCAACATCCAACTTGA GTCAGTAATTCTTCCAAACAGTGCAGATTTGCAGCCCTCCGCTTCTACCCGCTGTCCAACCCCGCCGTTGTTCACCCCCTCGGTCCCCCTCACAGTGTGCCCTGCTCTGCTGAGGGCTGCCGTGCGGGGGGAAGGGGGGCACAAGCGGTGCAGCTGCAGCGCTGCACTGATGCCAGTGGTGACGGACCTGGAGTACGATGCCTTCATTATGTGCCAGCTTCCACACAGTCAACAGATCCTAGTGGTGTGTGTAACTCTGCCACTCCAACCCGTCAACACACATGCAGTGTTCGGCCTGAACGTGCTGGAGCAGCTTTACAGGAGGAGGAACAAGTACAGAACCATGCCGTGTACACAG TGCCAGATGGATTCATTTCGCTTGGTGAGGTATGAGATGTCAACTAGGAAGCCCAGCTGTGGAGTTAAGAACATCCTGCTGCAGCAGCGGCACAATGCTGCTCCTGGGATGGTCCTG ATGTACATCAGAGGGAAGCTGCTATCTGTTGGCTACATATTCAGTGGTCTCAGCTGCTCTGTCAGGGACCTTCAAAAGCAAATCTCCAGAACCAGGAGAGACTACAGATTAGGTCTGAGCCTCCCTTCAGACTACAAG